From Paenibacillus polymyxa, the proteins below share one genomic window:
- a CDS encoding PLP-dependent aminotransferase family protein, whose product MHIDLSRNSSVKLYLQITKTLADRIQSGLLPQGTKLPSIRHLSSLLAVSPVTVSKAYAELESMNLVTCTQGKGCYVAEASVPIYREGAQDLSWQMSLIDYLPRAQLWRNFNHSRKATYSFHIAAIQPELLPTREIIADTQRLSSENSDVMAAYGTFEGDLELREVFADHLSERGIPTVAEQLLVTSGAQQGIDLVARTFVGPGDVVYMEAPTYTGAIDVFTSRGAKVIMIPMDEQGMRIDILTRLCDTHPPKLIYTIPTFHNPTGVTLTVARRTQLLDLAQSYHCLIVEDDPFSDLYYKAKPPLSIKAHDQSGHVVYIKSFSKTVAPGCRIACVAATGSVMDRLVAAKSTTDLGSPLLTQKALLPFIRNRLDQHFVSLREQIRDRLTVALNTLQRYAPPEVAWYAPEGGLNLWIKLPSMVDIPELERVADREGISFLPGAVCYAGGMDSNHIRISFSYADKETLKSGLRKLCTLLGEILDHSVIVERKPIL is encoded by the coding sequence ATGCATATTGATCTCAGCCGCAACAGCAGTGTCAAATTATATTTACAGATTACCAAAACATTAGCGGATCGCATTCAGTCAGGGCTACTACCTCAGGGTACGAAGCTTCCCTCTATCCGTCATCTGTCCAGTCTGCTTGCGGTGAGTCCTGTAACTGTAAGCAAGGCGTATGCCGAGCTAGAGTCCATGAATTTGGTTACGTGCACACAGGGAAAAGGTTGCTATGTGGCGGAAGCTTCAGTCCCGATTTATCGTGAGGGGGCGCAGGATTTGTCTTGGCAGATGTCGCTCATCGATTATTTGCCGCGCGCACAATTATGGAGAAACTTTAACCACAGCCGAAAGGCTACCTATTCTTTTCATATAGCCGCAATACAACCGGAGCTTCTTCCCACGCGCGAAATCATAGCAGATACTCAACGTTTATCCTCTGAAAATTCCGATGTAATGGCTGCATATGGGACTTTTGAAGGTGATTTAGAACTAAGAGAAGTGTTTGCAGACCACTTGAGTGAACGTGGTATACCTACAGTGGCAGAGCAACTGCTTGTGACCAGCGGAGCTCAACAGGGGATTGACCTAGTGGCGCGTACGTTTGTTGGCCCGGGAGATGTGGTCTACATGGAAGCTCCTACCTATACTGGGGCCATTGATGTGTTCACTAGTCGTGGTGCCAAAGTAATTATGATTCCGATGGACGAGCAGGGGATGCGGATTGATATTTTGACACGTCTCTGTGATACCCATCCCCCAAAATTGATCTATACGATACCTACCTTCCACAATCCTACTGGCGTAACTTTGACGGTGGCCAGACGCACGCAATTACTGGATCTGGCTCAAAGTTATCACTGTCTCATTGTTGAGGATGATCCATTTTCCGACCTGTATTACAAAGCAAAACCACCGCTTTCTATCAAGGCGCATGATCAATCCGGGCATGTTGTCTATATCAAAAGCTTCAGTAAAACTGTTGCTCCCGGTTGCCGTATAGCTTGTGTAGCGGCAACTGGGAGCGTAATGGATCGTTTAGTGGCTGCCAAGTCAACTACGGATTTGGGAAGCCCTCTATTAACGCAAAAAGCACTGCTACCCTTTATCAGAAATCGACTTGATCAGCATTTTGTTTCATTGCGAGAACAAATTCGTGATCGTCTAACTGTCGCATTGAATACGCTCCAGCGCTATGCTCCGCCAGAGGTTGCCTGGTATGCTCCTGAAGGTGGTCTCAATCTATGGATTAAACTTCCCTCTATGGTGGATATTCCAGAATTGGAGCGGGTAGCTGACCGTGAAGGCATTTCCTTTTTGCCTGGTGCGGTGTGCTATGCAGGTGGTATGGATAGTAATCATATCCGTATTTCTTTTTCGTATGCGGACAAGGAAACACTTAAATCAGGTCTGCGCAAGTTATGTACTTTGTTAGGCGAAATTCTTGATCATTCGGTCATTGTGGAACGAAAGCCTATTTTATAA
- a CDS encoding S8 family peptidase, producing the protein MSRRKWLKPLLGAAAGVLLITLMLPSRDHRHTPQPEYTTKMVPQQEKQLKKGMLALDLSATDTLTRMDARQDIQYVMRELNGKTADQKRQFTHTLQQSHSHLHTLQWIHIRDGKTNTYTGSKAQTSLLSHPQIQSSLAAARRSVTQNKSYESAAFQVEGGKYFVMAEPSADGTCGVAALVSQQVLRDVEKHQRKNLRLIPYPKEGSYKIESVHPDTLHDITVKTGHDNENASHYFENEIVVRFRHNPDSRQLQEIAADLHCEPGRKLGYTYVFHSDKMNFKELKQYFSRKWNPLYAEPHYMYLTNEKAPIKADSSIPNDLLFSRYQWNLPATETNRGWKLSKGSKDVIVAVVDTGVDLDHPDLKGQILSGHNVVNPSEKPYDDVGHGTHVAGIISALVNNGEGVAGMTWYNKVMPIKVLDQSGSGTTYSVAEGIIWAADHGAKVINLSLGNYAQASFLHDAIKYAYDKDVVLVAATGNDNTERPGYPAAYPEVFAVSATDSSMHRASFSNYGDYVDVMAPGASIASTYPGNQYAALSGTSMASPHVSALAALIRSINPDLTNKEVMDLMRDSVIDLGTPGHDKYFGYGQIDVYKALKAAQRPYVPLQFYPQHFSDKLKSLLRKLEA; encoded by the coding sequence ATGTCTCGGCGAAAATGGTTAAAACCCCTGCTTGGAGCAGCTGCCGGGGTGCTTCTGATCACACTGATGCTGCCTTCACGCGATCACCGCCACACACCACAGCCCGAATATACGACCAAGATGGTACCACAGCAGGAGAAGCAGCTTAAAAAAGGAATGTTGGCTTTGGACCTGTCCGCTACAGATACCCTCACACGGATGGACGCAAGACAGGATATTCAATACGTAATGCGGGAGCTGAATGGTAAAACTGCCGATCAGAAAAGACAGTTCACCCACACATTGCAACAATCACACAGTCATCTTCATACGCTCCAGTGGATTCACATTAGGGACGGAAAGACTAACACCTATACAGGTAGCAAAGCACAGACAAGTCTGCTAAGCCATCCTCAAATTCAAAGCAGCTTGGCTGCAGCTCGTCGTTCCGTCACGCAAAATAAATCCTATGAATCGGCTGCTTTTCAGGTTGAAGGCGGTAAATATTTCGTCATGGCTGAACCATCGGCTGACGGAACATGCGGTGTTGCTGCTCTAGTCAGTCAGCAAGTATTGCGTGATGTGGAGAAGCATCAGCGCAAAAATTTGCGTTTAATTCCCTATCCAAAAGAAGGTAGCTACAAAATCGAATCCGTACATCCCGACACATTGCACGATATCACTGTCAAAACGGGACACGACAACGAAAATGCAAGCCATTATTTTGAAAACGAAATTGTCGTTCGCTTCCGTCACAATCCTGATTCACGACAACTGCAGGAAATTGCAGCAGACTTACACTGTGAGCCAGGTCGCAAGCTTGGTTATACTTATGTATTTCATTCGGATAAGATGAACTTTAAAGAGCTAAAGCAATACTTTTCACGAAAGTGGAATCCACTTTATGCTGAGCCTCACTATATGTATCTGACTAATGAGAAAGCACCTATCAAAGCGGACAGCTCTATTCCTAATGATCTGCTTTTTTCTCGCTATCAATGGAACCTGCCTGCTACCGAAACCAACAGAGGTTGGAAACTAAGCAAAGGCAGCAAGGATGTAATTGTCGCGGTTGTAGATACGGGAGTGGATTTGGATCATCCTGATCTAAAAGGTCAAATTCTTTCAGGGCATAACGTGGTCAACCCGTCTGAAAAGCCTTATGATGACGTCGGTCACGGAACGCATGTCGCTGGCATCATTTCTGCGCTCGTAAATAACGGTGAGGGAGTCGCCGGTATGACGTGGTACAACAAGGTCATGCCGATCAAGGTACTTGACCAATCTGGCTCCGGTACGACTTACTCGGTTGCAGAAGGTATTATATGGGCAGCTGATCACGGGGCCAAGGTCATCAATTTGAGTCTCGGCAACTATGCACAAGCTTCATTTTTGCATGATGCAATCAAATACGCTTATGACAAAGATGTTGTATTAGTTGCAGCCACAGGCAATGATAATACGGAGCGACCTGGTTATCCAGCAGCATACCCTGAAGTATTTGCCGTTTCTGCTACAGATTCTTCTATGCACCGCGCATCCTTTTCTAACTACGGCGATTACGTGGACGTCATGGCTCCAGGTGCAAGTATTGCCAGTACGTATCCAGGGAATCAATATGCTGCGCTGTCGGGTACTTCAATGGCCAGTCCACATGTATCAGCGCTAGCTGCCCTGATTCGATCCATTAACCCTGATCTAACCAATAAAGAGGTAATGGATTTAATGAGAGACAGCGTAATTGATTTGGGCACACCAGGACATGACAAATATTTTGGGTATGGTCAAATCGACGTGTATAAAGCATTGAAAGCAGCACAACGTCCGTATGTTCCCCTGCAATTCTATCCACAGCATTTCAGTGACAAGTTAAAATCCCTATTGAGGAAACTGGAAGCCTAG
- a CDS encoding YpuI family protein, giving the protein MSAVNVQKLCESAQERLKTAVKRVETFLNEHALPQLAVDGNEESVLFYKGFLSDLRHVLVFSEVSYEKLGVALRRANFDVDFAEKALYNVYHDCVNSFFYPKNESYAEDGRYAYTGQDAIRFRKTTVPAAREVIMDITKNFEELRDDLTYYESDYLTQRRMQTRRTHA; this is encoded by the coding sequence ATGTCAGCAGTCAACGTACAAAAATTATGTGAGTCGGCGCAGGAGAGACTGAAAACTGCCGTAAAACGTGTGGAAACATTCCTCAATGAGCATGCTCTGCCGCAACTGGCTGTGGATGGCAATGAGGAGTCCGTACTTTTTTACAAAGGTTTTTTGTCGGATCTCCGCCATGTCCTTGTTTTTTCCGAAGTATCCTATGAAAAGTTGGGTGTGGCTTTGCGCCGTGCCAACTTTGACGTCGATTTTGCGGAAAAGGCATTGTATAACGTATACCATGACTGCGTGAACAGCTTTTTTTATCCCAAAAATGAATCTTACGCAGAGGACGGACGCTATGCTTATACGGGACAAGATGCTATCCGCTTCCGTAAAACGACAGTGCCAGCCGCACGCGAAGTGATCATGGACATTACGAAAAACTTTGAAGAATTGCGTGATGATCTGACTTATTATGAAAGTGATTATTTGACACAGCGCCGGATGCAGACTCGTCGTACTCATGCCTAA
- a CDS encoding DUF1540 domain-containing protein, which translates to MSQEAKPIVKCSVANCHYWGENNFCKADLIMIEVDGHAGKKFKEEYAGESFSSEERDKAATSAATCCHTFKPKSL; encoded by the coding sequence ATGAGCCAAGAGGCCAAGCCAATCGTAAAGTGCAGTGTAGCCAATTGCCATTATTGGGGAGAAAACAACTTTTGCAAGGCAGATTTGATCATGATTGAAGTAGATGGTCATGCCGGGAAAAAATTTAAAGAAGAATATGCGGGGGAAAGCTTTAGTTCAGAAGAACGTGATAAGGCTGCAACGTCTGCTGCAACCTGTTGCCACACCTTTAAGCCGAAGTCTCTGTAG
- a CDS encoding lytic transglycosylase domain-containing protein: MQIDPRVSKSMLDMQLLNNMSATTQTGTADAFSGLLEQVGQLETDDAVTQENSGDVTRDENGLLWLQLGPSRGTASPLAVYPASSNAATDGPTKATAYDSLINEASQKYGVPVALIKAVIDTESSFNPSVTSSAGAKGLMQLMDATAQGLGVSDPYDPAQNIDAGVRYLSYQIKRFNGQENMALAAYNAGPGRVQRLGVSSDEQLMSVLDKLPVETQRYISKIQNAREKYTI; the protein is encoded by the coding sequence ATGCAAATTGATCCGCGCGTGTCCAAATCCATGTTAGACATGCAGCTGTTAAATAATATGAGTGCTACGACTCAGACGGGTACAGCGGATGCTTTTTCTGGATTGCTGGAACAAGTAGGTCAGCTGGAAACAGATGATGCTGTCACTCAAGAAAATTCAGGCGATGTTACCAGAGATGAAAACGGCTTGCTCTGGCTTCAACTGGGACCTTCGAGGGGAACGGCTTCACCATTGGCAGTATATCCAGCTTCTTCCAATGCGGCAACGGACGGACCTACAAAAGCTACAGCGTATGATAGTTTGATTAATGAGGCAAGTCAGAAATACGGCGTTCCGGTAGCTTTGATTAAAGCAGTTATTGATACGGAATCTTCATTTAATCCATCGGTTACTTCTTCGGCCGGAGCCAAAGGACTTATGCAGTTGATGGATGCTACAGCTCAAGGTCTGGGAGTTAGTGACCCCTATGATCCTGCACAAAATATTGATGCTGGCGTACGCTATTTGTCTTACCAGATTAAACGTTTTAACGGACAGGAAAATATGGCGCTGGCTGCGTACAATGCAGGTCCTGGACGGGTGCAGCGGCTTGGAGTAAGTAGTGATGAGCAGTTGATGTCTGTACTGGACAAGCTTCCGGTAGAAACGCAAAGATATATTTCCAAAATTCAGAATGCACGTGAAAAATATACCATCTAA
- a CDS encoding cysteine desulfurase family protein has product MKYFDYAATTPPFEEVITTVAEVMRRHYGNPSSMHRYGEDADKLIKRSREVCAAALGVSPSEIVFTSGATESNNLAVKGAALQYQTRGKHIVTVSTEHPSVYEACKQLTNLGFEVTFLPVDEEGHVTAEQVCAAVRKDTILVSIMHVNNETGRVQPLHDIGAALKKRFPRVLFHIDGVQGFGKLSVDIRGWQADLYSLSAHKLRGPKGVGLLFVREGVELFPLLSGGSQEQGVRAGTENVPLLVGMSKAVRLAGERQAETARRMIEWRERVVAEVKTIPQLRLNSGKEAPHIVHFSYPGMKAEVLLHTLEQLGVAVSTKSACSSKLAEPSRVLLAMGRNEAEAAGGIRISFGDEHTEQDIDELILALRQAVAKLESLERWKR; this is encoded by the coding sequence ATGAAATATTTTGATTATGCCGCGACAACTCCGCCTTTTGAAGAGGTGATTACAACCGTTGCCGAGGTAATGAGACGCCATTATGGCAATCCATCTTCCATGCATCGGTATGGAGAGGACGCGGATAAGTTGATTAAGCGCTCGCGCGAAGTATGCGCTGCAGCTTTGGGAGTATCTCCTTCGGAGATTGTCTTCACATCCGGGGCAACGGAAAGTAATAATCTTGCCGTTAAGGGAGCAGCTTTGCAGTATCAGACCAGAGGCAAACATATCGTTACTGTATCGACAGAGCATCCGTCTGTGTATGAAGCATGCAAACAGCTAACAAATTTGGGTTTTGAGGTTACTTTTTTACCTGTGGATGAGGAAGGTCATGTGACTGCCGAACAGGTTTGTGCAGCTGTTCGTAAAGATACGATTTTAGTCAGTATCATGCATGTCAATAATGAGACGGGAAGGGTGCAACCATTACATGATATCGGAGCCGCGCTGAAAAAGCGATTCCCCCGAGTCCTATTTCATATTGACGGTGTACAGGGGTTTGGAAAGCTGTCGGTTGATATCCGGGGGTGGCAAGCTGATCTGTATAGCCTTTCAGCGCATAAGCTACGTGGACCCAAAGGTGTGGGGTTGCTATTCGTTCGAGAAGGTGTAGAGCTTTTCCCACTGCTTAGTGGCGGCTCTCAGGAGCAAGGGGTTCGTGCGGGTACCGAAAATGTACCACTGCTTGTCGGTATGTCTAAGGCGGTACGGCTGGCGGGCGAACGACAAGCAGAGACTGCACGGCGCATGATCGAGTGGAGAGAACGGGTGGTCGCAGAAGTGAAAACAATCCCTCAACTGCGGCTGAACAGTGGGAAAGAAGCGCCGCATATTGTCCACTTTTCGTATCCGGGCATGAAGGCCGAGGTACTGCTGCATACGCTGGAGCAATTGGGTGTGGCAGTGTCCACCAAATCGGCTTGCTCTTCAAAATTAGCCGAGCCCAGCCGGGTACTGCTGGCGATGGGCCGCAATGAGGCAGAAGCAGCCGGCGGCATTCGTATCAGCTTTGGTGATGAACATACGGAACAGGATATCGACGAGCTCATACTCGCACTTCGACAGGCTGTAGCCAAGCTGGAATCCCTTGAAAGGTGGAAACGTTAA
- the thiI gene encoding tRNA uracil 4-sulfurtransferase ThiI, which yields MHYDMLLLRFGEFTLKGKNRARFEKAVLKHVKLLLKPFPGASLRKEFGRIYVVLGGEPYEQIIQVLQKVFGITTISPVKMAPVELDAIIETAVALMHELNVDEGTTFKVNARRVWKGFPHSSQEMNHLIGSPLLRNFPALRVDVRQPNIELRVEVREQAAYIFSDVIMAVGGFPLGTNGKAMLLLSGGIDSPVAGWSSMRRGLEIECVHFYSYPFTSERAKEKVIDLAKVLAGYAGRIKIHLVPFTEVQTAFTRTGQDNLIITLMRRSMLRIATMLAEREGALALVTGDSLGQVASQTLSSMNVIGRSTELPLLRPLVMMDKQEITEIAKQIGTYDLSILPYEDCCTLFVPKSPTTNPNLWVVQKIEASIRDLNALIDQAVATTETVVLEAGGAVEGRKEEVIQEDWF from the coding sequence ATGCACTATGATATGCTGTTACTTCGCTTCGGCGAATTTACATTAAAAGGGAAGAATCGTGCTCGTTTTGAAAAGGCTGTACTGAAACACGTAAAACTGCTGCTTAAGCCTTTTCCAGGTGCTTCTTTGCGCAAGGAATTTGGACGGATTTATGTGGTTCTCGGGGGAGAGCCTTATGAACAGATCATTCAAGTATTGCAAAAGGTGTTTGGCATCACGACGATTAGCCCTGTCAAAATGGCGCCTGTTGAGTTAGATGCTATCATTGAGACGGCTGTAGCTTTAATGCATGAGCTGAACGTAGACGAGGGAACGACATTCAAGGTAAATGCCCGCAGAGTATGGAAGGGGTTTCCCCATTCTTCACAAGAGATGAATCATTTAATTGGTTCTCCTCTATTGCGGAATTTTCCGGCGCTGAGGGTCGATGTACGTCAACCTAATATTGAGCTGCGTGTGGAGGTAAGAGAGCAGGCGGCATATATTTTTAGTGATGTTATTATGGCTGTAGGGGGCTTTCCGTTAGGGACGAACGGCAAAGCTATGCTGCTGCTGTCCGGTGGAATTGACAGTCCGGTAGCAGGATGGTCATCCATGCGTAGAGGCTTGGAAATCGAATGTGTACATTTTTATAGCTATCCATTTACAAGTGAGCGTGCGAAAGAAAAGGTTATTGATTTGGCAAAAGTATTAGCAGGCTACGCGGGCCGAATCAAAATCCACCTTGTGCCGTTTACAGAGGTGCAGACGGCCTTTACTCGCACTGGGCAGGATAATTTGATTATTACGCTAATGAGGCGGTCTATGTTGCGAATTGCAACAATGCTGGCAGAGCGTGAAGGAGCATTGGCACTCGTGACGGGCGACAGTCTGGGTCAAGTTGCTAGTCAAACGCTATCCAGCATGAATGTGATTGGTCGTTCGACGGAACTCCCCTTGCTGCGACCTCTCGTCATGATGGATAAGCAGGAGATCACAGAAATCGCTAAGCAAATTGGCACCTACGATTTATCCATTCTCCCGTATGAGGATTGCTGTACATTGTTTGTTCCCAAATCTCCCACGACCAATCCGAATTTGTGGGTAGTGCAGAAGATTGAAGCCTCTATTCGGGATTTAAATGCTTTGATCGATCAGGCTGTAGCTACAACGGAGACGGTTGTCCTTGAGGCAGGTGGAGCTGTAGAGGGGCGTAAAGAGGAAGTTATACAGGAAGATTGGTTTTAA
- a CDS encoding TerC family protein: MRTIDMSVLQFFWLLLNVIFIDLLLAGDNAIVIGLAARKLPPAMQKKAILYGTGGALLIRIAATIVVLWLLQVPWLLLIGGMMLVWIAYKLLVDQEDHAEVKAGTTLWGAIRTIIIADAAMGLDNVIAVAGAAQQHLILVVLGLLISVPIVVWGSTLFIKLINKFPWIIYLGSAVLGYTASNMITEERKLAPYFTEHPALRILFIATVMAGILLTGYLQNRRAVSRREKAI; encoded by the coding sequence ATGAGAACGATTGACATGTCTGTACTTCAGTTCTTTTGGCTATTGCTTAATGTAATATTTATTGACCTTCTACTCGCAGGAGATAACGCGATTGTAATTGGGCTTGCCGCCAGAAAGCTGCCTCCTGCAATGCAAAAAAAAGCGATTCTATACGGCACCGGGGGTGCCCTTCTCATCCGCATAGCAGCCACTATTGTGGTACTCTGGTTGCTCCAAGTACCGTGGTTGTTACTCATTGGGGGTATGATGCTAGTCTGGATCGCGTATAAGTTGCTTGTGGACCAAGAGGATCATGCTGAAGTTAAAGCAGGCACAACGCTATGGGGTGCTATCCGCACCATTATTATCGCCGATGCGGCAATGGGTCTGGACAACGTGATTGCTGTTGCTGGCGCGGCCCAGCAACATTTGATACTTGTAGTACTGGGCCTGTTAATCAGTGTGCCGATCGTTGTATGGGGAAGCACTCTTTTTATCAAGCTGATCAACAAATTCCCATGGATCATCTATTTAGGATCGGCTGTGCTTGGTTATACGGCCTCTAATATGATCACTGAAGAACGTAAGCTGGCACCATACTTTACGGAGCATCCGGCGCTGCGTATCTTGTTTATTGCCACCGTTATGGCTGGCATTTTGCTCACAGGGTATCTTCAAAATCGCAGAGCAGTATCCCGTCGAGAAAAAGCCATCTGA
- a CDS encoding TerC family protein, translating into MEHIILLLKILMINLVLSGDNAVVIAMASKNLPARQRSQAIWWGAVGAVLLRCVLTFVAVILLGIPFIQAAGGLLLLWIAFKLLYENDDHVGVRAETTIWKAIQVILVADFVMSLDNVLAIAALANGDIAIIVIGIAISIPIVVWGSNVIAIWLHRFPILVLLGSAILAFTAGEMLLRDPKLGIWLADMGEVIHAWLPLLLAVAVVIAGIYRQLRARHI; encoded by the coding sequence ATGGAGCATATCATTTTGCTATTGAAAATATTAATGATTAATTTGGTGCTAAGCGGTGATAATGCAGTTGTTATAGCCATGGCGAGCAAAAACTTGCCTGCAAGGCAGCGAAGTCAAGCAATATGGTGGGGGGCAGTCGGTGCGGTCCTTCTGCGCTGTGTGTTGACTTTTGTAGCTGTTATTTTGCTGGGCATACCTTTTATTCAGGCGGCGGGCGGTTTACTTCTGTTATGGATTGCATTCAAGTTGCTGTATGAGAATGATGATCATGTAGGAGTAAGAGCGGAAACAACCATTTGGAAGGCAATACAAGTGATATTAGTAGCAGACTTTGTGATGAGTCTAGATAACGTATTAGCTATTGCAGCTCTAGCCAATGGGGACATTGCTATTATAGTCATTGGTATCGCAATTAGTATTCCGATTGTCGTCTGGGGCAGCAATGTGATAGCAATCTGGCTTCATCGATTCCCGATCCTTGTTCTGCTGGGATCTGCCATTCTGGCCTTTACGGCAGGAGAAATGCTACTGCGTGATCCCAAGTTGGGCATATGGTTAGCAGACATGGGTGAGGTTATACATGCATGGTTACCGCTCTTGCTGGCCGTAGCAGTTGTCATTGCAGGAATATATCGACAGCTACGGGCCCGTCATATTTGA
- the typA gene encoding translational GTPase TypA, whose translation MHARENIRNIAIIAHVDHGKTTLVDKLLQQSGTFREHEAVQERAMDSNDLERERGITILAKNTAITYKDYLINIVDTPGHADFGGEVERIMKMVDGVLLVVDAYEGCMPQTKFVLRKALEQNLTPIVVVNKIDRPAARPAEVIDEVLDLFIELGANDDQLEFPVVYASALNGTSSLDAEKQDDNMQALYETVVEHIPSPTEKVDEPLQFLVTLMDYNEYLGRIAVGRVNRGIIKQGQAVTVIQRDGSSKSARIEKLFGFQGLKRIETDQAGAGDIVAIAGIKDINIGETIADPNHPEALPVLKIDEPTLQMTFLVNNSPFAGRDGKWVTSRKLRERLLKELETDVSLRVDETDSPDAFIVSGRGELHLGILIENMRREGYELQVSKPEVIVKEIDGKKMEPIERLLIDIPEESMGAVMESLGSRKAEMVNMINNGTGQVRLEFLIPARGLIGYTTNFLTLTRGYGVMNHAFDSYGPFVGGQVGGRHQGVLVSTENGTSTFYGMLGVEDRGILFLEPGTEIYEGMIVGEHTRDNDIVVNICKEKQLTNVRSATKDDTVKLKTPVIFSLEQALEYLNDDEYCEITPKSIRLRKKILNKGERERAEKQRKTAQANS comes from the coding sequence ATGCATGCAAGAGAGAACATTCGCAATATTGCGATTATTGCCCACGTCGACCACGGAAAAACGACACTTGTCGATAAGTTGCTTCAACAGTCTGGAACATTTAGAGAACACGAGGCTGTTCAGGAGCGCGCCATGGACTCCAACGATCTGGAACGTGAACGCGGTATTACGATTTTGGCTAAAAATACAGCTATCACTTACAAAGATTACCTGATTAACATTGTAGATACACCGGGACACGCCGACTTTGGTGGTGAAGTGGAACGGATCATGAAAATGGTTGACGGCGTTTTGCTCGTCGTTGATGCTTACGAAGGCTGCATGCCGCAAACGAAATTCGTACTGCGTAAAGCGCTGGAACAAAATCTGACGCCTATCGTTGTAGTCAATAAAATTGACCGTCCGGCAGCGCGTCCAGCAGAAGTCATTGACGAAGTACTGGATCTGTTCATCGAGCTGGGTGCAAATGATGATCAATTAGAATTCCCTGTTGTGTACGCTTCGGCACTGAACGGAACCTCCAGCTTGGATGCTGAAAAGCAAGATGACAACATGCAAGCATTGTACGAAACAGTGGTAGAGCATATTCCATCTCCAACTGAGAAAGTAGATGAGCCTCTTCAATTCCTCGTAACACTGATGGACTATAACGAATACCTGGGCCGAATTGCAGTAGGTCGGGTGAACCGCGGTATCATCAAGCAGGGACAAGCGGTTACAGTTATCCAACGTGATGGCAGCAGTAAATCAGCGCGTATTGAGAAGTTGTTCGGCTTCCAAGGACTGAAACGGATTGAAACCGATCAAGCAGGCGCTGGTGACATTGTGGCGATCGCGGGGATTAAGGACATCAACATTGGTGAAACCATTGCCGATCCAAATCATCCTGAAGCGTTGCCTGTACTGAAAATTGATGAACCTACACTGCAAATGACCTTCTTGGTTAACAACAGTCCTTTCGCAGGTCGCGATGGTAAGTGGGTAACATCTCGTAAATTGCGTGAGCGTCTTCTGAAAGAACTCGAAACAGATGTCAGCTTGCGTGTTGATGAAACCGATAGCCCGGATGCCTTTATTGTATCTGGACGTGGTGAATTGCATTTGGGAATCCTGATTGAAAACATGCGTCGTGAAGGTTACGAACTGCAAGTGTCCAAACCGGAAGTTATCGTTAAGGAAATTGACGGTAAAAAAATGGAGCCAATCGAACGTCTCCTCATTGATATTCCGGAAGAAAGCATGGGTGCAGTTATGGAAAGCCTGGGCTCCCGTAAAGCCGAAATGGTCAACATGATTAATAACGGTACTGGACAGGTTCGCTTGGAATTCCTGATCCCTGCACGTGGTTTGATCGGTTACACTACAAACTTCCTTACTTTGACTCGTGGCTACGGTGTAATGAACCATGCATTTGACAGCTATGGACCATTTGTTGGCGGTCAAGTAGGTGGACGTCATCAAGGTGTACTCGTATCCACGGAAAACGGCACCTCTACATTTTATGGTATGCTGGGCGTAGAAGATCGTGGTATTTTGTTCTTGGAGCCAGGGACTGAAATTTATGAGGGTATGATCGTTGGTGAGCACACACGTGATAACGACATTGTCGTTAACATCTGTAAGGAAAAACAATTGACAAACGTTCGCTCCGCAACAAAAGATGATACAGTTAAATTGAAAACACCTGTTATCTTCTCTCTGGAGCAGGCGCTTGAATACCTGAATGATGATGAGTATTGTGAAATCACTCCTAAATCCATTCGTTTGCGTAAAAAGATCTTGAACAAAGGTGAGCGCGAGCGTGCGGAGAAACAACGTAAAACAGCACAAGCAAATAGTTAA